The Cyprinus carpio isolate SPL01 chromosome A19, ASM1834038v1, whole genome shotgun sequence genome has a segment encoding these proteins:
- the LOC109064467 gene encoding LOW QUALITY PROTEIN: melanoregulin-like (The sequence of the model RefSeq protein was modified relative to this genomic sequence to represent the inferred CDS: inserted 2 bases in 1 codon), with protein sequence MGAAFKKFCLRFCCCCCCEDDEEEEKRPLLSHDTLEYFDREAKKRRDQETNLWNEPGDPSHSERDDDRALYNLLQSRAQTQRGSRGYRRLSIDIEAMRDMRREVRDKWKMILENLGFMAEAESLLTVSTSASYDRMRNAAVARSLLQXLHTETSIFNSKEPPPERYLFILDRLIYLDAAEDFVAKARRFYPPKDDDDDDEEEENPSRINLPLLLSRMNQNISGGEDDEGETTSPEE encoded by the exons ATGGGTGCCGCCTTCAAGAAGTTCTGTCTACGGttttgctgttgctgctgctgtgaggatgatgaggaggaaGAAAAGAGACCTTTACTTAG tCACGACACGTTGGAATATTTCGACCGCGAGGCGAAAAAAAGGCGGGACCAAGAGACCAATCTGTGGAACGAACCCGGAGACCCCTCCCACTCCGAGAGAGACGACGACCGCGCGCTCTACAACCTGCTGCAGTCCAGAGCCCAGACCCAGCGGGGCTCTCGC GGCTACAGGCGTTTGAGCATCGACATCGAGGCCATGAGAGACATGAGGAGAGAGGTGCGAGATAAATGGAAGATGATCTTAGAGAATCTGG GGTTCATGGCTGAAGCCGAGTCTCTGCTGACTGTGTCTACCAGCGCATCGTATGACCGCATGAGAAACGCAGCGGTCGCCCGCAGCCTCCTGCA CCTCCACACCGAGACATCCATATTCAACAGCAAAGAGCCTCCACCCGAGAGATACCTCTTCATCCTG GACCGGCTGATTTATCTGGATGCTGCTGAGGATTTTGTGGCCAAGGCTCGACGCTTCTACCCTCCTAaagatgacgatgatgatgatgaagaggaggaaaaCCCCAGTCGAATAAATCTTCCTCTGCTGCTGTCCCGCATGAATCAGAACATCTCTGGAGGAGAGGACGATGAGGGCGAGACCACCAGTCCAGAGGAGTGA